The proteins below come from a single Oenanthe melanoleuca isolate GR-GAL-2019-014 chromosome Z, OMel1.0, whole genome shotgun sequence genomic window:
- the CZH5orf63 gene encoding glutaredoxin-like protein C5orf63 homolog: MMVLCFLGRALPRARHSHSSLGRQLCSASTNKPVLTLFTKKPCPLCDEAKEVLEPYKRRFVLQEVDITLPENSAWYDKYKYDIPVFHLNGKFLMKHRVDIQKFEDRLQKLELQSEGNQ; this comes from the exons ATGATGGTGCTCTGTTTtctgggcagagccctgccacGAGCAAGGCATTCACACAGCTCACTGGGGAGACAACTCTGCTCAGCCAGCACGAATAAGCCAGTGTTGACTTTATTCACCAAG AAACCATGCCCTCTGTGTGATGAAGCAAAAGAAGTTCTCGAGCCATACAAGAGAAGG TTTGTTCTGCAGGAGGTGGATATTACCCTTCCAGAGAACTCAGCATGGTATGATAAATACAAATATGACATACCTGTTTTTCACTTAAATGGGAAGTTCCTAATGAAACATCGAGTTGACATTCAAAAGTTTGAGGACCGACTTCAGAAGCTGGAGTTGCAGAGTGAGGGAAACCAGTGA